Part of the Bacilli bacterium PM5-9 genome is shown below.
AATTCGTTATAACAAGTGCTTCTAACTTTCTTAGTTCCCGTTATATCATAATATGTTTTTTTGTATAATATATTATTTTCATATATTATATCTAATTCTTTTGTTCCGTTCTTTCTAAAGTATATTTCTTCAGTTTTGTTAACCCCATTTGCTTGATATTTTATTTCCCAATTCCAAGTCCCAGTATCCTCATAATATCTCGCTTCTTTTGTTTTAATCCCTTGAGCATTATAGTATGTCACATGGTATTTATCTCCATTTGCATTGTAAGTCCTATACCACGATTTTATTCCATTTTCATCGTATCCGGTTGCTGTTTTTCTTTTATTAGCTCCTGATGTCCCAGTAAATGTTACATATTCTTTTTTTACATCTGTTGGATAATGAAAATATGTTGCATTTATCCACTCATCTCCTTTTGCATTAAAATTAGCTGTATGAGTTACTCTATTTGGCGCAGCACCTTTCCAATAATCTCTTTTATATAATATCCCTGTTCCTGCTTTATAAAATGCCTTTGATGTATAATAAGTTCCTGTTACTTCATAATATCTAGACTCAATTACTTTTCCACCAACTTTACCCTCATAAATGGAATGAGCACTTATTGTTTTATTACTTCTATATACTTTAGTTTGTAAATTATAACATGTATCCCCAGTATTACTATATGTTCTATGTCTTTCTACTGTTGCTCCATCACTATAATATAAATATTTATTTCTCATACGACAATTAGAGCTAGCTGTTGATGTATATGTTCTTTTTTCAACAAGCTTACTTTTATAATAGTATCTTCTTTCAGTCATTACCCCAGAAGCATTTTTTGTTTCCTTTATTGTATCATAAAGTCCTTCTTTAGCCACAGTAAGTGCTGCCCTTGCTCTTGGTAATTCAGCAGGTATATATTCTTTTTCATTTTTTTCTTGGCTTGGTGTTTCATTATCAACATAATCTTCAACATTAGCATTAATATGTACACCAAATATAAATGATAATAATATACCAAAAATAAATAATTTCTTTTTCATTAGTTATCTCCATTTTCTTAAAAATTTATCTAATTAAAATTCAAACAACAATTATTTTTCAATTAAAATCAAACACATAGACCTCCTTCTTTTATATTAATTGTTGCCATACAAATATCATACACTAAATCAATGGAAAAAAAAGACATATTGTTTAATTTGTCGTTTTTAATGTCTAATTTGTCATTTTTTTCTATTTACAATTAATTTTTTCCACTATTAGTCGATAAAAATGCTATGTATTATTATAGTTTAAAATGAATTTTTAATCACTATTAATATTTTAATAATTTTTTTTAAAAC
Proteins encoded:
- a CDS encoding hypothetical protein (product_source=Hypo-rule applied; cleavage_site_network=SignalP-noTM; superfamily=52833): MKKKLFIFGILLSFIFGVHINANVEDYVDNETPSQEKNEKEYIPAELPRARAALTVAKEGLYDTIKETKNASGVMTERRYYYKSKLVEKRTYTSTASSNCRMRNKYLYYSDGATVERHRTYSNTGDTCYNLQTKVYRSNKTISAHSIYEGKVGGKVIESRYYEVTGTYYTSKAFYKAGTGILYKRDYWKGAAPNRVTHTANFNAKGDEWINATYFHYPTDVKKEYVTFTGTSGANKRKTATGYDENGIKSWYRTYNANGDKYHVTYYNAQGIKTKEARYYEDTGTWNWEIKYQANGVNKTEEIYFRKNGTKELDIIYENNILYKKTYYDITGTKKVRSTCYNELKLIEEEITYYNNGYIKEELGYTGENPNILIYKSLYDEIDGKLNTEFFYDDAGNIIDEEKRENDVTLEFSEAVEDMQDIDYHVKIEDDRNVATFIDDTGFNIVVYNKKDDVITLNGEQIVEIEEIVYENNGENSNSIGGIETFATKTLVRTFKGILELHKIGNITAVAGAILVCVGGPASWIAAIGLATSILHAGLKKVYYTGKVYKTKVKKGKGKYTYKFSQKVSFYSNKARTNHIGTI